Part of the Haliotis asinina isolate JCU_RB_2024 chromosome 8, JCU_Hal_asi_v2, whole genome shotgun sequence genome is shown below.
GTAAGGAAACAGCAAGTGGTTGTCAGTGTGCTTTAGTTGACACAATGTATTTACTCACCAATATGTATTCCCGGTGttatctgtttatataatgaatGTACCTAATTCTTGTGAATACTACTACTCCACTTGTGCCACGACTCGCCAATATGTATTCCCTATGCtatctgtttatataatgaatGTACCTaatacttgtgagtactactaCTCCCCTTGTGCCATGATTTGCCAATATGTATTCCctttgttatttgtttatagAATGAATGTACCTAATTCTTGTGAATACTGCTACTCCACTGGTGCCATGATTTGCCAATATGCATAACGCTAGATCATCTCAATGTAAAAGGAATGCATTATTTCTATGAACACTGCTACTTACAGTAGTGGTCTAGTGCCAGGATTTACCAACCAGCATAGCCCTACGCTAATGATCTGTAGAAAGAACGACCATTCTCTTATGAATACTATTTCTCACAGTCAGTATTGACCATGGTTACAAGAATCACCAATATGCACAAATGTATATTCTAATATGTTAAATATTGTGCGAATGAATGTACCAAAAACTGGTGCATGAAAATACTGGAAAAAAGTGTTTGTAAGTGTACTGAAACAAACTACTTGTAGTTGTCAATGTAAGGATACAAACAACATGTTGTTGTCAGTATTAGGAAACAAACACCATGTTGTTGTCAGTGTTagtaaacaaacaatatgtGATTGTTAGTATAAGGAAACAGCAATGTTGTATTCCATGTAAGGAAACAAACATCAATGTAAGAAAACAGCGTGTGTTTGTCAATGTCAGGAAGCCAACAACATGTGGTTGTCAGTGTAAGCGAACAAATACATGTGGTTGTCAATCTAACGAAACAAACGGCATGTATTTGTCAATACTGCGAAATAAAAAGCGTGTGGTTGTCAATGTAATGAAACAAACAGTATGCATTTGCCAGTGTGCGGAAACAAAGAGCAAGTGGTTGTCAATGTAAGGAAACAAGCAACTTGTGGTTGTCAATGTAAGGAAACAAAGAGCATGTGGTAATCAATATAAGGAAACAGAATACATGTGGTTGTTAATGTAAGGAAACAACATGTGGTTGTCAGTAGGTCCAGCTCAAGACTGACCTTCGCGATAATCACGCCGTGTGTacacttcattcattcaacaaTGGCGCTGTACTAATAGACACGGAGACCACAAAGCATAAGAAGGAACACTGGGTTTGACCAATACTTATCAGGACAAAACGTCCTAGTGCTTCAGCTCTAAAAACAATATTAATCAAAGGAAACCAATCAATCGGTGACGTGAAACGAATTTCAAAGATAAATATGCTTAAAGCCCTTacaatggttttacgccgctagcaatattccaacaatatcacggtgtggacaccggaaatgggcttcacagtcTGAGcctatatggggaatcaaacaccacgcttcggcgtgacgagcgaacgctttaaccactagtctacctgCCGCCCAGGATAGGGGCGTTGATCTGTTAGGTGAAGACAGTTAGTTAGTTGTCACCAACGGGagactacatttttgtattCACAAAGTAATTCACAAATCTAATAtattacatacacacaaacacaaacgaggaagatttgaatgaaataaaaaatacatttaaacacaaataattgaaataaaacTGACGATGCTATTCTTATATAAACAATCGCACCATAATTTATAAATATGTGCATGCCACATTCGTCCATCTGcacccgttagtggcctcttaaaGCAGGCAGCGGCTATTAAAGAccgctgaagatcagttcaaatCCTGATCATCACAGGTCGTAACACAGGCATATGTTAAGACGTTGATATTCAATGTATGTTCTTTACGGTGCAAAACATGGACGGAACACCCGTTGCAAATACATCAGTATTAAATAATCATTTCCTTTTTGTTCCACTTTAACTACCATAAAACATGACTGTATGGGTTTTTCTCTGACACAAGTCTATGTCATGCCCCTCCTTCTTTCTTAGTAATCCGTCGTTGATCTCTGAAATGAACCTCTACCATAACAGGCGAGGCGAAGATAAGATAAGTTTAACTGACTTGAGAAATATGCCACATACATTTGTGCCGCAAAACCTATAAATACAACTCCATAGCAGTCGGTCCTGCGTCATATAAAGAACTGCCATGTAAGTATCTTTGCCTTTTAGATAAAATATGTAGGCTATTTGTCTTGTTTATCTAAATTAAAAACACTTGTTGAACATTTCAAgttaagaaaataaaaaaaaagcattaataaataaatagataacaGAAAATTGTATTCTGAGAGTATGTCTCCAACACATTAAAACGTAACAGGAAAGAGTCAAATCAAATCACGAATAACATGCCAAATCTAGGCACTTATGGAATTATGATTTGTCGAACGCTCAGTTTCTACTTTGTTAGTGAAGAAAGCTATTTGAGTTTTCTGGAACCAACTTAAAACCATCAACAGAAAGCAAAGTTTAGTTTACAAGAATAAAAGCAGTTCATAAACGTCACAAAATTGAATCTGTTTGCTTAAACTGATATTGTTGTGCTATACACTGATGGAAAAAGATAAGGGgtcacatgaaaacacaaatgttcctttatttttttcaggtttcttcaAACCCTGTCCGATAAAAAGCCTTGAAGAAACCTTGGAAAACAATAAATGAGCACTCGTGCTTTcctgtgatcccttattttgtcCCTCAGTATATCATAGTTCGATCATCAATATGTTACAGCGGGGTGTAAATGACTAAATAATCACAGAAGAAACCAAAACACAATTAGGGCTTACATAGTCACCTGATTCTCACACATGACTCTTATCTTAAGGAGTGGGGCATTATGACCCAGatgaatatgacatatgtaaccTAGCTGAACCTTCCCGCAAAACATTACAATTTTAGAAAGTTTTAGATTTATATACCTTAAGTCATGTAAAatattatacaaaatatatacaacattGCAGATAAATGCAAAATACATTACCTCATATACAAATAATAGTAAAAATAGTTGTATAATGTCTGTAAGCGCTTGCATCCCATTTCCAGTTTCACTCATTTTCTAAAGCTACTCTTACTCACAAACGAAGACAATAACCGTGGACCTAGCACTCATCCTTGTCGTAATCCCATTGGACCTTTTCAATTTTCTAAGAAAGTGTTGTATTTGCCCAAATCCACATTTACACACACTAGCTGAATGTGACAGTTATTGTGATATTTGTACAAGCCAGAGATTTCATTTTAGTGAAACCAGCGAATATAATTGAATAGTttacttttctttctttataAATAGCACTGCAATCAATTGTGCTGTATGCTTTCTAAGATCTGCTGGTGACTCAGCCAGTGTTAATATGGCAAGCTCCATAAAATCCCCAAATGTAACTGTTCAGGATCGGATGCAGTTTTTTGAAAAGATGTGTGTTGAGAAAGGGGAATGCgcatttcattttcacccgttttCACAAGAGTTCCAATGGTCCTTTAGAACAAAAGGTGGGGTGCGCACCTGCAACACCCCTCTGGGTAAACCTATGATATGCTCGGCGTCATAGGTTCACCTTTGGTACTGCGGCCAACTACTTTCTTAGTGTATGGCATTGTTAATGGTAGTGAGGAAGCCacatggttaaagctttcgcccGTTCCCTGAGTGCAATGTTTGAAGCTCAGCTCTAATTCCCGATGTCGTTATGTTGTTGGAACACCATTAAAACGACTCAAAACCAAGTATTGCCGCTAAGTATTTTTCAGCATTTTGTTAGTGAGTGCGCAGATATGTAGAGAAGAAATAATTCtgcaactgactgactgaatgaatatggttctatgccgcttttaacaatattccagtaacatcacaacggGGACGCCAAAAAGGTGCTTCattcactgtacccatgtgggaatcgaacccgggtcatcggggtaacgagcgaacgctttaaccacctggttaccctaccaaccctgtggATGAATAAAACAGATTACAGTCAGTATTcgatttgatgatgatgttgcacAAACTCCTGATGTTACAGTTGGAGTGCTACCGTCGTCAAGATGGCTATACATGTCGCTGCTGTTGGGGAAGGAAATCTGCTACTCTCTTGCCTGAAGGATCTGCAGACACCTGATTTCAACGTGGTTGCTGTGTTCTCAGACACCAAGCATGTGGCTGCATATTGTGAGGATAAACACATTCCAGTATATCCTAGACGAACCTCAATCACTGAACTGGTCGGCGTGTGTCCCCTGGACTATCTATTCAGCATCAGCAATCCAAGAatcctgaaggaaaaagagaCCCGTCTGCCACGACGCCTTGCCATCAACTATCATGATTCTCTTCTGCCTGCCTACGCTGGGGTCAACGCCACCTGTTGGGCAATTATGCAAGGGGAGAAGACCCATGGCATAAGCTGGCATGTCATTGAGACCGGTATTGACACAGGACACATCATACGATCCGAAACAGTAGACATTGATGGTCAAGACACAGCCTTTACTCTCAATCTAAAATGCCAGGAAGCTTCAAAGATAGCATTCAGGTGTCTCCTTCAGGATATTCTTAACAATGACATTGCAAGTGTTCCTCAGGACTTGTCCAAAAGATCCTACTATGGATTGAGCAAACTGCTACCAAACCTAGGTGTGCTCTCCTTCAACGCATCATGTGATACCCTTTATAATTTCGTAAGATCCGTAGAGTTCGGACATCATGAAAACCAGTTAGGATCAGCAAAGGTTGGAACTGCAAAAGGGGTATTTCTTTTGGTCAAATCTGCAGAACAATCTCAAAGAGGACCGCATTCAGAATTGCCTGGTACCATACTAGACGTTTTTGATGACGCAATACTGGTTGCTACTGCTACATCAGAAATCCATTTATGCCTCTCAAACTTGAATGGTAGTCCTATTCCTGAAACACAGTTCAAACAAATTGGGTTGGCACCGGGGCTTCTCCTTCAGAACGACCTTATCATTGCTCCAAATGACCACCTTGTGGACATTAGGAAGAAGGAAGGGTTTTGGAAGAAAATACTGAAAGTTTATGAACCGCTGACTTTCTTCCGCCAAAAGATGAATGTCCTCGCAAATATCATTGACATCTCTTCCAGAGTAAACCTTCAAAGGACAAGGATATGCGAAATTGATCTTGACACAGACTTGATGCATCTTCAGGCAGCCTTCTTGGGATTTCTTGCAAGAGTATGCTGTGTGGCTGACGTGAACGTTGGGTTTATTGCTGACAAATCTTGTATTCCTGACAACTGCAAGGCCCTCTACTCTGATATATGTCCCTGCCTCTTCCATGTGAATCTATCATCACAAAGTGAAACTGCTATTGAAACGATTCTAAGAGATTTGCGAACGCACAGTCTCGATAAGCCTTTTATGAAAGATGTTATGTACAGATATCCTGATGTGCAGATTAACAGATCCCCTTTCCACAACTTGGTCATTGGGCAGCATTCATCTTACCTCCCCCCAGATGTATTTCACGACTGCAACATAGTGGTGTTGTTTCCCGACAATGGAGACAAAGAACGTTATTTGACTGCTGTGTACAACAAAAGGCCTGGACAGGACTACAACCAAATAATTGAAACATTGAAGCATTTCCCAAGCTTTCTGTCATCTTTATCTGTTTCACCTGAAAGTATTGTGTCTGATGTTTCGCTTGTATCAGAAGAAGAGGTACGAACATTGTATACTCCAGCTAAAGTCAGCTTCAGCCAAACAACATCTGTCATTGAAGAATTTGAAAAGCAATGCAGAGAAAGACCATCAGCAATTGCTTTGAAAACCTCCAAGAAATCCCTCTCATATAAAAAGTGTTTAGACGAGGCAACAAGTCTTTCAAAGCTTTTTAACAACAATTTGGAACATATGTTGAACCAACAGCAGCTTATACCCATTCATCTACCGAATTCCATCAGTTATGTCCTGTCTGTGCTGGCAACACTCATGAGTGGCCTCTCATTCTTGCCCCTACCAGTGGATTTTCCATCTGACCGTATCATGTTCACATTATCCGACAGCAATGCTGGGGTAATGTTAACATCCAACGAAATATATGGCAGCAAAAACTTTGAGCctctgaaaaatatttcaacgGTGATCTTCAGGACAAAACTTGCTGGTATTCCGATTCTGTTGATTagtttgaaaataaatgaaaacaaagaaatccTTACAGAGAATGACAATGATTCCTGCTATGATGGGAACGACACTGGAAACGTTACAAAATGTGCCACGCCGATGGAGGACCCTTGCTATGTCATCTATACCTCTGGGTCCACGGGACAACCAAAAGGTGTCCTAGTAAAGGAGTCGAGTGTCATCAACATGGTCCTGGCACAGGTCGACAAATGGGACCTGGGACCCTATGATGTGACAGCTCAGTTTGCCTCTATTGGCTTTGACGCATCAATATCTGAAATATTCACATCTCTTTTGTCAGGTGGGACTCTTGCTGTTCTTAACAAGGACCAGCGACTAGGACATGAATTGGTGAACACTGTGACACAGCTGGGAATCACTACCATCACCTTCCCACCTTCTGTTCTGAACATATACTCACCTTCAGATCTCCCAACTGTCCGAAATATCATTGCAGCTGGAGAAGTTTGCACACTCAATATTGCCATGAAGTGGACAAAGCAAACTGGAATTCGGTTCTTCAATGCATATGGCCCAACAGAGACAACGGTTTGTGCTACGATCTATGAATTTCATTCAAAGAATCACTTCGAAGAGGTCAACCAGGACTTGCCGATCGGTCCTCCGATATCTGGATGTCACATATACCTGTTTGACGACTTTGTCAAACCAGTTCCTCCAGGAACTGTAGGTCAGATGTATATTGGCGGCCAAGGTGTGTCTGGGGGATACATAGGTCACGCAGCAGACAGAAATTCAGAATCTTTTGtgcagaatcctctcaccagtACACCAGATTTACTGTACAAGACTGGAGACCATGCGTTCCAGGACAGTGATGGCAACATCACATTTGTCGGAAGACTGGATGATGAAGTGAAGATCAGGGGGCAGAGGATTTCACTCAGTGAGATTGAGCAGGTGTTGATACAACACATCATGGTCCAAGTCGCTGTTGTTGTCCTCCATAAATGCTCCATCACCAGGGAAACGGTCTTGTCTGCATTTATTGCACCTGATTTCGTGTTCATCTCTGAACTGAGGGAATATCTTGCAAGAGTGCTGCCAAAATGCATGATCCCAACCTATATCAAGAAACTCAAAAACCAAGAATTTCCAACCACTCTGAATGGGAAAATTGACAGAAAAACTCTGTCAATGGACGAGAGTGTACACGAACAGTGCCAGCACATTGGATATAGTCATCTGAATGAAGTGCAGCTTCAGATTGCCAGATTGTGGTGTAAGGTTCTAAAATTGGATGCTTCCTTTACCTATTCCATGCATCGAATGAGCTCGTTCAGTGAGATGGGTGGAAATTCCCTTCATCTAGTCCTGCTACAGAGAGCAATTGAAGAAGGATTCAACATTTCCCTCTCGTTTACTGACATTGGTGCGGCTGATACAGTTCAAGCACTTGCCGAAATCATCACCAGGAAAACAGAAATTGCTAAAACAAATAACGACATGCCAAGGAGGTTATCAATTCAGTTAAACACCTATATCCTGTCGGATTCAGATCTAGAAGTAGATACCAGTGCAAACACAGTCTTCGGGGTGAAATTGGGCCTGTATTGTTCACCCCCATTTCATGGGAAGAAGAGTCCCATGACAATCCTGATATCCGGAGTCACAGGATTCCTAGGGGCATTTCTTTTGAGTGAGCTCCTAGAACACACTGTGGGCAACATATGCTGTATGGTCAGAGAAACCTCAGAAGTCAAGGGACTCGGCAGAGTGGTTGAAAACATGCGCAAATACAACCTGTGGAAGTTTGAGTATGGAAACAGAATTGCCATTGTGTTGTCTGACCTTAGGCAGGAGAAACTTGGAATCGCCCCTGACATCTACAGCAGTCTGACCAATGATGTTGATGCTATCTTCATCAATGCTGCTATGATGAACTTCAACGGAAGCTATGAAGATCACCGAATTGCAAATGTTGTCAGTACGAAGGAGTTTATAAAGTTTGCTATCACTAACAGAAGGAAATATCTCTTCATGACATCCTCTCTCAGCGTCTTTCTGTTCCCAACGCCCGGTCAAGGTGAGCGAGATCAGTCTGTGATACTCGAGTCAGACTTTTTCGATGACCCAATCAATGTAGAAGGTGGATATGGTCAGAGTAAATGGGCAAGTGAAAGACTAGTGTTGCAAGCACTAGAGTTGCTCCCAGGTGGTGCTATTTTCCGACCGGCTCGGATATCAGGTACTTCCACTGATGGTATTGGATCACGGAACGACCTCTTCGCCTCCACCTTGCTAGGAATGCGGAAACTGGGCAGTCATCCTGATCTGGACTTCCCCTATGATCTGACTCCTGTGGATTTCTGTGCAAGAGCCATTGTGGAAATTGCCTGTAAGATCAGAATCGGAAAAGGGGAAGGTCTCCGGGTGTTCCATCTGTTCAATAAAGACACTATTCCATTCAGGGAACTGTTCCAAGGAATGGGACTTGCCTCATTGCCACTTGACAGATGGCGAGAAGATCTTCGCCATGCTCCTGATGACAACGCTGAACTGCTCCCTCTGACGCCGTTTTTCATGTCGGTCTTCTGGGATCGCGCCAGACACTGGCCAGTGTTTGACACAACTAACACAGACTTGTTGATCAGTGAGTCCACCAAACAGCTGTTGAAGCCAGCCAGGGACCTTCTCCAGACATATATGCAATTCTTTAACATTGAAGAGATTGTGTGAACCGGATGATCGAAACACAGCTATGTGATACCTAAAGGTAACATTGCTGAACATGTTATTTTTATCTGCTTCAGCTGCAACTGCTTAACTAAGATAATTCCTTTCAAAATTGGAAAGAATACTTCTTTTGACAAAAAAgtgtgttcattgtatattagCGTGTTTTACATACCAAAGACATGGTCATTAATATGCACAAGGGcaataattaagcaccacccattttcatgctataagattgtgtttaacacaacacactggccattcgtgatatggaaaccaaccacatggttataattttcgttaactgaaccatctaaagtgtcaatccatcacCTAACAACACTGTCGATACATTCGTCTGTAATCTATTGACGGTCAATTAGAGGCACcaaaacgttatcaataatcatgtccaaaactataGTCACATAGACAATGTCTATGGTCCAACGTACACAAAATCCTCAAAAAAAACTTTCACTGTTCGatcctaagccaacagtaatggtgacatcagtatttggtgtatcctcccctcgcacggataactgctgcaaccctcctcctcctcctcatgctggaaatcaaacgctGAATGCGCATCactggaatcctctgccattcccCGTGAAGAGCCGGGGCTAATttctgtagattttgaacaggtggatcccttacttgaacttgacgccccCAAAAATGGTCCGAAAAATGCTCAtttgggttgagatcagggcttctctcgcaggccaaggtaatctgtcaaaTGTCAACTGCGTTGTTCTGTACGTATACGATAACAGCTCGAACGATGGGGCCTAGCATTAAcgtccataaatactggccgactGGTGAGGAgttggttatcaaaatgagggacaacagcagcttccagtacttcctgttggtatctctgaccattgagtgttccttgaatggtgataagattcagcttacagtcataggagatacaccccCACAACATTACAGAACCACCGTcaaagggttcagctgcatggatcacccgctgttgataagcctcattactcctCCAAATTCGCCAACGGCCATCAGTATCACGAAGCCGAAAACTGCTTTCAGCCCAATGGAACCTGCACCGTGTCCTTAGAATGTGAttttgccgttgattacaccacgccaAACGTTGAGCCTGGTGTCTACCAGTAAGGGACGTCTGGTTGCACGGAGTCCAGCggacctgagcctccttcgAGCGGTGCTGGATGAGAGACGAACACCAACTCCCCATTGCTCcctgagatctttggcattggtcatgggTCTGCGTCTCACTAGGTGAACTAGGGCACGATCATCACGGGGAGTCTTTCTCAGCCTTGCTGATCCTTGTAACCAGTGGTcgcatgtttccttacaaggccactaatgacagtgtgattgatattcaatTTCGACCCAGGgcaaaccagcttcatgcataccagTAATCTaccatctggtattttcagaaagcctacgcctcggca
Proteins encoded:
- the LOC137295258 gene encoding uncharacterized protein, which encodes MAIHVAAVGEGNLLLSCLKDLQTPDFNVVAVFSDTKHVAAYCEDKHIPVYPRRTSITELVGVCPLDYLFSISNPRILKEKETRLPRRLAINYHDSLLPAYAGVNATCWAIMQGEKTHGISWHVIETGIDTGHIIRSETVDIDGQDTAFTLNLKCQEASKIAFRCLLQDILNNDIASVPQDLSKRSYYGLSKLLPNLGVLSFNASCDTLYNFVRSVEFGHHENQLGSAKVGTAKGVFLLVKSAEQSQRGPHSELPGTILDVFDDAILVATATSEIHLCLSNLNGSPIPETQFKQIGLAPGLLLQNDLIIAPNDHLVDIRKKEGFWKKILKVYEPLTFFRQKMNVLANIIDISSRVNLQRTRICEIDLDTDLMHLQAAFLGFLARVCCVADVNVGFIADKSCIPDNCKALYSDICPCLFHVNLSSQSETAIETILRDLRTHSLDKPFMKDVMYRYPDVQINRSPFHNLVIGQHSSYLPPDVFHDCNIVVLFPDNGDKERYLTAVYNKRPGQDYNQIIETLKHFPSFLSSLSVSPESIVSDVSLVSEEEVRTLYTPAKVSFSQTTSVIEEFEKQCRERPSAIALKTSKKSLSYKKCLDEATSLSKLFNNNLEHMLNQQQLIPIHLPNSISYVLSVLATLMSGLSFLPLPVDFPSDRIMFTLSDSNAGVMLTSNEIYGSKNFEPLKNISTVIFRTKLAGIPILLISLKINENKEILTENDNDSCYDGNDTGNVTKCATPMEDPCYVIYTSGSTGQPKGVLVKESSVINMVLAQVDKWDLGPYDVTAQFASIGFDASISEIFTSLLSGGTLAVLNKDQRLGHELVNTVTQLGITTITFPPSVLNIYSPSDLPTVRNIIAAGEVCTLNIAMKWTKQTGIRFFNAYGPTETTVCATIYEFHSKNHFEEVNQDLPIGPPISGCHIYLFDDFVKPVPPGTVGQMYIGGQGVSGGYIGHAADRNSESFVQNPLTSTPDLLYKTGDHAFQDSDGNITFVGRLDDEVKIRGQRISLSEIEQVLIQHIMVQVAVVVLHKCSITRETVLSAFIAPDFVFISELREYLARVLPKCMIPTYIKKLKNQEFPTTLNGKIDRKTLSMDESVHEQCQHIGYSHLNEVQLQIARLWCKVLKLDASFTYSMHRMSSFSEMGGNSLHLVLLQRAIEEGFNISLSFTDIGAADTVQALAEIITRKTEIAKTNNDMPRRLSIQLNTYILSDSDLEVDTSANTVFGVKLGLYCSPPFHGKKSPMTILISGVTGFLGAFLLSELLEHTVGNICCMVRETSEVKGLGRVVENMRKYNLWKFEYGNRIAIVLSDLRQEKLGIAPDIYSSLTNDVDAIFINAAMMNFNGSYEDHRIANVVSTKEFIKFAITNRRKYLFMTSSLSVFLFPTPGQGERDQSVILESDFFDDPINVEGGYGQSKWASERLVLQALELLPGGAIFRPARISGTSTDGIGSRNDLFASTLLGMRKLGSHPDLDFPYDLTPVDFCARAIVEIACKIRIGKGEGLRVFHLFNKDTIPFRELFQGMGLASLPLDRWREDLRHAPDDNAELLPLTPFFMSVFWDRARHWPVFDTTNTDLLISESTKQLLKPARDLLQTYMQFFNIEEIV